Sequence from the Qipengyuania gaetbuli genome:
CGCCAGCGCGGCGCGGCGCAGGCCGCGACCCGGGGCGAGGAGCGACAGGGCTTCGAGCACGTTCGTCTTGCCCGCGCCGTTTTCCCCCATGAGCAGGTTGAAACGCGCGGTATCGCGCAGATCAGAGGCCGTGTGATTGCGGAAATGGGTGAGGGAAATGCGCTCGAGCATGGGCTGTTCGAGGGTTAGCGTGCGCGCTCCTTCACCGCCAGAAAAATGCCATTTCCAACAGTTGGTGAAATTTCCCAACCTTTCGGATTGATGAACAGCCAGTCAGCTCGCTGTTAAGACGAGAATGGCGGATTTCTGCCATTTTTCGAGTTTGGCACGCCCGTTGCAATGCTTGTCATGTCCCCCGGATGGTCCGGGAAACGACAGGAATAAAAGGGAATTACACAATGTCCGTCTTCGATTTCGACAGCAGCAAGGCCTTCGCAGCAGTCTTCGCCCTCGGCCTTTCGGCTCTGAGCATGGCCTTCGCCATCATCCCGGCAACGCCCGCTGGCCTCGTCGCCTGATCAACCCACTTTCAATGCAAGGATCGATAGAAATGTTCGACAGTGAAAACTTTGGTGGCCGACTTTTCGCCGCTGCCGCATCGCTGATGATTTCGGCGGCATTCTTCGCCACCGCCATCGTCAATGCAACGCCGACCGGAGCCCTGGCATGAACGACCTCAAGTTCCGCGAAGACCAGCCCATCCGCGAAAGCCGTAGCTTCCGCCTGGATCGCCAGAACGGCAAGCTGATGGGTGTGTGCGCCGGCATCGGCCGCTACTTCGGGATCGACACCACGCTGGTTCGCGTCGGCTTCGTCCTGGGTACGCTGCTCGGCTTCGGCAGCTTCATCCTCGTCTACCTCGGCATCGCGCTGATTGCAGACTGACAGAGGACGCGGGGGCAATTCCGCGTCCTCAACCACCCGCCCGCCGTGCGGGTCACATGGCCGAAATGCCGCCGTCCAGCTTGAGTTCGGCCCCGGTCATGAAACGGCTCTCGTCACTGGCGAGGTAAACGACCGCGTTGGCGATATCGTTCGGCTCGCCAACGAATTTGAGCGGGATCTGCCGGGCGAGTTTTTCCAGCAGCACATCCTTGTCCAGCCCCGAATGCCGCGCCGTCCCGTCGAGGATCGGCGTGTCGACGAATGTGGGGTGGATCGAATTGCAGCGGATTTGCATCTGCTTCTTGGCGCAGTGGAGCGCGATCGATTTCGACAGCATCCACACCGCGGCCTTGGACGCATTGTAGGCCGGCATGGTGTCGCTGGCGATCAGGCCCGCAATCGACGAGATGTTGATGATCGACCCCGGCGCGTGTTCGCGCATCAGGGGCAGGGCCTTCTGGCAGCCGTGGAAAATCGAATCCACATTGACCGAAAAGCAGCGCTTCCAGTCCTCGAAATCGCAAGTCTCGATATTGCCCGCCACGCCGATCCCGGCATTGTTGACCAGCACATTGAGCCCGCCGAGTTCGGCATCGGCCGTTTCGACAGCACGTTCCCAATGCTCGGGATTGGTCACGTCGTGCTGGATGCCATAGGCATGGCCGGCACCCATTTCCTCGACGATTTCGGCAGCGGTGGCTTGCGCCCCGTTGCCGTTGATATCGGTGCACAAGACCCGCGCGCCTTCTTCCGCCAGCCGCTTGGCATGGGCCCGTCCAAGACCCTGCGCCGCCCCCGTCACCAGGGCCAGCTTGCCCGCACACCGTCCTGCCATTTTCCTATTCTCCCGTGAGTAATCCGGCGGATGCCATCAGCATGGCGATCCTTACGTCGACACCGTGACCCATCGCGCGCCAGCGGGCAACGAATTCCGCAAGTCCCGTACGCGGAACGCGGTGCACGACGATATCCTCGCTGTCGGTCCCGCCGCCATCGCCGACTTTCTCGAGGCCGTGCGCGCGCAGCAGGGTGAAGCTTTCGCTGACCATGCCGGGCGAGGAATAGAATTCGCCCAAATTCTCCATCCGCGCGGCGCGGTAGCCGGTTTCCTCTTCCAGTTCGCGCCCAGCGGCAGCCTCCGCGCTTTCGCCGCTCTTGCCTTCGTCGTCACCGATAAGGCCGGCGGGAATTTCAAGGCAGATGCGTCCCAGCGGCACGCGGTATTGCGAGACGAGAATGACGTGATCCTCGTCGTCGATGGCGATGATCGCGGCAGCACGGATGCCGCGGGACCGGCTGGCATATTCCCAGCGTCCGCGGCGCTTCGTGGTGACGAACCGCCCCTGCCACATGATTTCTTCAGGCTTGTCGGCGTCCGCGTCCCGGCCCGGCACTTCAATGTTTTCGGCCATGGGCCGTCCCTATACCTCGATGAGGCGATCGGGCAATTCGTTCAGGTCTTCATCGCCGCGAGGGAAATGTTCGGCCAGCACGACGCCGACATCGCGCACGCCTGCCGCAAGGCCTTCGGCGATGCGGCCTTGCTTAATTTCGTTGAGCATGTCGGCCATGGCCTCGCCCCATACCTCGGCCGGGACGATAGCGGCGATCGCTTCGTCGGCGACGATCTCCGCGCGGTGTTCGCTCATGGAGAGGTAGAGGAGGACGCCCGTGCGCCCGTGCGTCCGCCGTTCCGCACCGACCTTGAAATGCCTGATCGCGGCGTCGCGCACGCGCTGGCGTTTGACGGGCGAGGGGATAAGGGTGAACTTGACCGGCTGGATCAGCTGCAGGGCGAGTACCGCGAAGAATATGACCAGACCGAAGCCGGTTATGAGGGCGAAGGATTCGCCAAGCGTCGGTTCAGCTGCCCAGGCGCCGGCAATGGCGCTGCGCAGGTCGAGGAAAACATCGGGAAACAGCGCGAAAACACTCATCGCGGTGAAAGCAAACGCCGCGGCCCACCACAGCGCGACATCGGTATAGCCATCCGACCTTTCGGCCAGCACGGGGACGATTTCCCCGCTGGTGGACAATTCGGCGCCCGCTACCGCCTCGCTGACGATACGGTGCTGTGCTTCGTCGAGATATCGCATCACCAGCCCCCCGAGGCGCCGCCGCCATTGAAACCGCCGCCTCCGCCGCCGAAACCACCGAAGCCACCACCGCCGCCTCCGCCGAAGCCGCCTCCGCCGCCCCAGCCACCGCCGCGTCCGCCGTCTTCCAGCCCGCGCACGACGGCCTTGCCAACTTCCCAGAGGACAATGTCGCGGGCGGTATCTCCCCACGGACCCCGGCTATAGCGACGCGCCTTGCGTCCGCCGCGCAGCATGGGAAGGAGGAAGAAGAAGAATATGAAGGCCAGCCAGATGAACCCGCCCAGCGGGAAGCTGCCTTCGGTTTCGCGCTGGGCTTCGGATGCGGCTTCCGCTTCGGCTATCGCGGCTGCGTCGACCGGGTCCATGGCGAGCCGTTCGATGATCTGGTCTACCGCACCGTTGATCCCGCCGGGAAAATCGCCTTCGCGGAAGGCCGGGCGCATGGTGTCGCGGATGATCCTGCCTGCCGAAATGTCGGTCAGCACGCCCTGAACGCCGCGAGCTGTCTTGATTGCCATCTGGCGGTCGTCACGTGCGATGTAGACGAGGACGCCTCTCTCTGTCTCCGCACCGCCGATGTCCCAGTATTCGGCTAGATCGCGCGAATAGAGGTCGATATCGCGGCCGCCGGTCGTCGGCTCGGTCGCGACGACCACTGCATTGCCCGTGACACTGGTGTATTCGGTCAGCCGTGCCGCCAGCGCCTCTTCTTCGGCGGCAGGCAGGAGATCGGCCGCATCGTAAACGGGACCGTCGGGCCGCGCAGGGAAGTCCTGCGCCAGTGCCGGCGACGCGAGCGCCGCCAGCACCAGTGCAAGGAAGAGGATCAGGCGTTGCATCACGCTTGGCTACGCAGCGATCAGTTTTCGCTGTTCGCCGGGTCCATGTCGCCGAAGTCGACCGTGGGAGCGCTCTGCGCCGCAGCATCGGCCTGGAAGGTTTCCATCGGCTCTGCACCGTGGATGATCTTCGCGCCGATGATATCGGGGAAGGTGCGGATCGTTGTGTTATAGCCTTGCACCGCTTCGTTGTAGCGGGTGCGGGCGTTGTCGATCCGGTTTTCCGTGCCTTCCAGCGCGACCATCAGGTCGGCAAAGCGCTGCTGGCTCTGCAGTTCGGGATAGCGTTCGACGACGACCATCAGGCGCGACAGCGCGCTGCCGAGATTGCCCTGCGCCTGTTCGAAAGCGCGGAACTTCTCCGCATCGCCGAGCTCGTTGGCATTGATCGTTGTCGAAGTCGCCTGCGCGCGGGCCTCGATCACCTGGGTGAGGATTTCCTCTTCCGAGTTGGCCGCGGCGCGAACGGTCGATACCAGGTTCGGGACGAGGTCGGCGCGGCGCTGGTAAGCGCTCTGCACGTCGGCCCAGCGCGCCTTGGCGTTTTCTTCCGCCGTGGGCACCGAATTGATCCCGCAAGCGGACACGGCCATCGCGAAGGCCGCCACCAGGGCGACACGGAAAGCGGCAAGACGTTTCATCGAAGAATCCCCTTCTGAAGACTGTTTTACATAGATAGCACGCTATGCTGTGCATTCAAGGATTGCAGGGACTTGTGACAAAGCCGCCCAACTGGCAGAAAACTGCGGTTTTCAGCGGTTCAGCGCGGGAGGGACTGTAAATCATGCTCAAGGACTTCAAGGACTTCATTGCCAAGGGCAATGTGATCGACCTGGCCGTCGCGGTCATTATCGCAGGGGCATTCGGCACGATCGTCGCCTCGCTGACCGATGACATCATCATGCCGTTCGTGGGCGCGCTTTTCGGCGGTGCGGACTTCTCGAACTACTTCATCCTGCTGAGCACGCCGGAAGGATACGAAGGCTCGATGACCGACTATGCCGCCCTCAAGGAAGCGGGTGCAGCCATGATCGGTTACGGCAGCTTCATTACCGCGATCATCAACTTCCTGATCCTCTCCTTCATCATCTTCCTGCTGGTGCGCTACGCCAAGAAGGTGATGGCGGAATTCGAAGAAAAGCAGGACGAAGCGCCTGCCGGTCCGACCGAGATCGAATTGCTCACCGAAATCCGGGACGAGCTGAAGAAGCGCAGCTGACGCATAGCGGCGGGGCGAAGCGATTTCGTCCCGCCGCTCACTTCACATTAAGCCTCGCGTCGCTATATAGGGCCTGCCGGTTTCGGCCGGCTATGGCGATAAACTGCGCCGTGCAATAGGTACAACGGACCCGGGGGCAGTACCCGGCGGCTCCACCACAACCCGCGGAAAACACGCGGTTTCTGACGGGGCCGAACCAGGATCGACGTGTGCTGAAAGACGGTGTTTTTGCCCGGGCTGAGTAACCCGTAAAACTGTTCACAACACATAAGTGCCAACGACAACGAAGCACTCGCTCTCGCAGCGTAACCTGACGGCCTAACGGCCTGATCTTACAAAGCTAAAGCGCGGTTGGACCCACCGGGCAACAGAAGCGGATTCCGGGGCTCCGGGGGTAGCTAGCAACAGAAACCCCCACCTTCCTCAGCTATGCTTTTTCGCGAACACCATGAGCGCGACGAAGGTCACAATTCCAATCGCGATGGCGGCGATCCGCACCGGGATGCTTTCGGTGGTGCTCGCGAGCATTCCGGCAGGAGCGATCACCAGAATTGCTAGCAAGAGGCAGCCCCATCCTGCCACAGTGTCAGGGATAAATCCTGAACCGAGACGGTGGAATAGCTTCCTGTCTGTCCGTTTCATTCGTTGGTGGTGGAAGCATCAGCTTCCGCGGCCTCGCGCGCTTCCGTTTCGTAGCGGATGGCGTCGAGGATCTTCGCGCCCCCAAGGAAGACGGCACCGGCGGTTGCTGCGAACAGGAGATAGCCGCCAACGCCAGGATACTCCTGCGTGTAGTGCGCACCGCGCGTCATGGCACCAAGCGCAAGGCCATAGATGATCAGATACGCTTCGAAGCGCGTCTTGATCACGAACAGCCGTTTGAACTTGGTCCACATGGGGCCGGTCTACTCCTCTTGCTTAACCATTCGATCAGCAAAACCCGTGCCAGCAACGCAGGCCTGCGGGATGCAATGGTTAATGCATCGAGGAGTGTAAGCCCGCCCGACAAGGCGAGTCCAGCGCGTTAACCCTGCAGCGGCCGCTTATGCGAGAGTGTCCAAGGATAGGACAGTCAGCAGCGCCTCGCGCGCCTCGATAACAGTCTTCGCCAGCGCGTCGGTGCCGATGTCGGCGGGATCGATCTGTTCGGGCCACGTTTGGGCAATGACCGCCTCGATCCGGTCGGCTTTCATCTCGTCGAGCATGAAGCGCGGGTCGACCGTGGCCGGATCGGCCACGACGCGCAGGCGCAGGCAGGCCGGGCCGCCGCCGTTTGCCATCGACTGTTTCACATCGACCGGAATGACCTGGCGGATTGGACCGTTGGAGGCGAGCATCTTCTCGCACCAGGCCCAGACGCTGGCGCTGTCACGGCACTCGGTCGGAATGACGAGCGCCATCTCGCCCGTGGGCAGCGTTAGAAGCTGGGCGTTGAAGAGGTAGCTGCGGATCGCCTCGTCGAGGCTGACCGCGCTTTCGGGCACTTCAACCACCTGCAGCGCAGGGAAAGCGGCTGCGATGGCGTCATAGGCGCCCTGGCGGTCGGTAAAGGCGCGCTCGTGCGTGAACAGCACGCGCTCGTTCGCCACCGAGACCACGTCATTGTGGAACGCGCCGGCTTCGATCGCTTCGGGGTTCTGCTCGATAAAGACGCATTTTGCGGGGTCGAGTCCGTGGAGGCGTGCGACCGCGCGGCTGGCCTGTTCGTGCTGCCTTGCCGGGAATTTGCCGCCCTGCCGGCCATAGACGAAGACTTCCACGCCGACACTGCCGTGCCCTTCGCAGAAGCGCATGTGGTTCGCCGCGCCTTCGTCGCCGAAAGTCGGCAGTACCGCGTCGTGGACCGTGAAATGGTCGCGGTTACCGAATGCGATGTCGAGCTGGGCCTTGGTGTCGCGCCATTCCTGCGCACGGTGCGCCATGGTCACGAGATTGGCAGGCGTCAGGTGGCAGCGTCCGTCGGCCGTGTCGGGCGCGGGGCTGACGGTCGCCGCATTGGCCGTCCACATGCTCGATGCCGACCATGCCGCAGCAAGCAACTGGCGCGGTGCCGATGCGTCGATCGCGAGATCGCGGATTAGGCCGAAATTGGGGCGGGGCAGGGGGAGGAGGAAACCCTGTGCAAGGCCGCGCTCCATGTTGCCGCGCATCTTGGCGACACCCTGCAGCGCCGCGGCGCGCGGATAGGACACGTCTCCGCCATGGCTGGCGCTGGCGATGTTGCCGAGGCTGAGGCCCGCGTAATTGTGCGAGGGGCCGACGATGCCGTCGAAATTGATCTCGACCAGGCTCATCGTGCCACGCTCCATACTTCGTCGCCGATGCCGACGCCGAGCGTTTCGGCGGCTTTTGCATCGATCGAGATACTACCGTCCTCGCCGAATTCGCGCAGGCCGTAGCAGCAGCGGAAGCTGTCGAGACGGCCGGTGGCGATCAGCGCCTTCTCGCCCTTTTCGAGCGTGGCTGCTGCGATCTTGGCCGCCTTGGCCTCGCGGATGCTTTTCACCTGGTCGGTGCGGGCAGTCATGGTCGGGCCGC
This genomic interval carries:
- a CDS encoding recombination protein F, with protein sequence MSVFDFDSSKAFAAVFALGLSALSMAFAIIPATPAGLVA
- a CDS encoding recombination protein F; translation: MFDSENFGGRLFAAAASLMISAAFFATAIVNATPTGALA
- a CDS encoding PspC domain-containing protein produces the protein MNDLKFREDQPIRESRSFRLDRQNGKLMGVCAGIGRYFGIDTTLVRVGFVLGTLLGFGSFILVYLGIALIAD
- a CDS encoding SDR family oxidoreductase, which encodes MAGRCAGKLALVTGAAQGLGRAHAKRLAEEGARVLCTDINGNGAQATAAEIVEEMGAGHAYGIQHDVTNPEHWERAVETADAELGGLNVLVNNAGIGVAGNIETCDFEDWKRCFSVNVDSIFHGCQKALPLMREHAPGSIINISSIAGLIASDTMPAYNASKAAVWMLSKSIALHCAKKQMQIRCNSIHPTFVDTPILDGTARHSGLDKDVLLEKLARQIPLKFVGEPNDIANAVVYLASDESRFMTGAELKLDGGISAM
- a CDS encoding NUDIX hydrolase — encoded protein: MAENIEVPGRDADADKPEEIMWQGRFVTTKRRGRWEYASRSRGIRAAAIIAIDDEDHVILVSQYRVPLGRICLEIPAGLIGDDEGKSGESAEAAAGRELEEETGYRAARMENLGEFYSSPGMVSESFTLLRAHGLEKVGDGGGTDSEDIVVHRVPRTGLAEFVARWRAMGHGVDVRIAMLMASAGLLTGE
- a CDS encoding TPM domain-containing protein, producing the protein MRYLDEAQHRIVSEAVAGAELSTSGEIVPVLAERSDGYTDVALWWAAAFAFTAMSVFALFPDVFLDLRSAIAGAWAAEPTLGESFALITGFGLVIFFAVLALQLIQPVKFTLIPSPVKRQRVRDAAIRHFKVGAERRTHGRTGVLLYLSMSEHRAEIVADEAIAAIVPAEVWGEAMADMLNEIKQGRIAEGLAAGVRDVGVVLAEHFPRGDEDLNELPDRLIEV
- a CDS encoding TPM domain-containing protein; the encoded protein is MQRLILFLALVLAALASPALAQDFPARPDGPVYDAADLLPAAEEEALAARLTEYTSVTGNAVVVATEPTTGGRDIDLYSRDLAEYWDIGGAETERGVLVYIARDDRQMAIKTARGVQGVLTDISAGRIIRDTMRPAFREGDFPGGINGAVDQIIERLAMDPVDAAAIAEAEAASEAQRETEGSFPLGGFIWLAFIFFFFLLPMLRGGRKARRYSRGPWGDTARDIVLWEVGKAVVRGLEDGGRGGGWGGGGGFGGGGGGGFGGFGGGGGGFNGGGASGGW
- a CDS encoding LemA family protein: MKRLAAFRVALVAAFAMAVSACGINSVPTAEENAKARWADVQSAYQRRADLVPNLVSTVRAAANSEEEILTQVIEARAQATSTTINANELGDAEKFRAFEQAQGNLGSALSRLMVVVERYPELQSQQRFADLMVALEGTENRIDNARTRYNEAVQGYNTTIRTFPDIIGAKIIHGAEPMETFQADAAAQSAPTVDFGDMDPANSEN
- the mscL gene encoding large conductance mechanosensitive channel protein MscL yields the protein MLKDFKDFIAKGNVIDLAVAVIIAGAFGTIVASLTDDIIMPFVGALFGGADFSNYFILLSTPEGYEGSMTDYAALKEAGAAMIGYGSFITAIINFLILSFIIFLLVRYAKKVMAEFEEKQDEAPAGPTEIELLTEIRDELKKRS
- a CDS encoding N-succinylarginine dihydrolase, whose amino-acid sequence is MSLVEINFDGIVGPSHNYAGLSLGNIASASHGGDVSYPRAAALQGVAKMRGNMERGLAQGFLLPLPRPNFGLIRDLAIDASAPRQLLAAAWSASSMWTANAATVSPAPDTADGRCHLTPANLVTMAHRAQEWRDTKAQLDIAFGNRDHFTVHDAVLPTFGDEGAANHMRFCEGHGSVGVEVFVYGRQGGKFPARQHEQASRAVARLHGLDPAKCVFIEQNPEAIEAGAFHNDVVSVANERVLFTHERAFTDRQGAYDAIAAAFPALQVVEVPESAVSLDEAIRSYLFNAQLLTLPTGEMALVIPTECRDSASVWAWCEKMLASNGPIRQVIPVDVKQSMANGGGPACLRLRVVADPATVDPRFMLDEMKADRIEAVIAQTWPEQIDPADIGTDALAKTVIEAREALLTVLSLDTLA